The Vicinamibacterales bacterium genome contains the following window.
CCAGCCGCGCACGGCATGCAGTCGCGCGCGCCATCGCCGGCCGCGCGCGAGTGCGTCGGCGTACTCGCAGTGCAGGTCGGCCAGAATCGGATCGACGACGCGTTCCATCGTCTGCGCCGCGAACAGGCGCGAGGCAAGCGCCCGTATACGCTCCGCAGCCGGCGTCATCGCGCAAACCTGGGTAACAGGCGGTTGCGCAACGCGACGCGGGCCGCCTGCAGCTCACGTCCGTACGCAGTTGCGGTGTAGAGGCGGCGCGGCAAACCGCCGGACGGCGGCGGTTCATCGTCCAGCCGTGAAGCGATGAATCCTTTCTCTTCCATCCGCGCCAGCGTCACGTAGACCGTTCCGCGCTTCAGTCCGCCGCGCGAGGCGGCGACCAGCTCCAGCCCGTACATCTCCTTCGAGCGGCCGAGCAGATCGAGGATCACCCCTTCTTTCGCGGAGAGGCTCGGGAGGCGTCCGGCCGGGCTCGACACACCGTCAGTCTTACATTTTGTAAGACTGACGTCAAGACGACCCGCGGTCATCGTCCGCAGGCCAAAGCGGCCGCCCTGCCGTCATAGAAGATGACATGCCTTCATTGAGCGAGTCGGCCAGGATCGTCCTGGGCCGTATGGATCCGGATCGTCCGTACCAGCTGCAGGACCTCCGGCTGGTGGCGCGCGACGCCAGCCCCGAACGTCTCCGGGAAATCATGCACGAGCTGTGGATCGCCCGGCAGGTCGAGCGGGTCGGCGACGCCGCCTGGCGGCGCCATCGGTCGGCGGCGCCGCATGCTTCCCATCCTGCCTCGGGCGAGATCAAGACGGTCAAACCGGAAGACCTCTTCGATTACGCGAGCTTCGCGGAATTCTTCAAGTAACAGCCGCCGCACCGGAGGAATCGTCGTCGGCGCGTCAGCGCCGCGGCACCGGCACCTTCGCCTTCAACTCCTCCTGCCAGTTCAGCACCACCGCAAGGCGCTGCGCCGAGGGCGCCTCCTCGCTGCCTTCCGGCAGGATGACGGCGGCGATGCGCCCGTCGGGCGCGACGTCGTAGGACCGCCGTCCCTGTGGCGGAATCAACCGGAACGGCCGCGGGAGATCGACAGGATTGCCGAACCCGAACTTCGGCGCGGTCGCCACCGCGACGACCTCGAAGGCGCCGGCGCGCGGGTTGAGGAACAGCTCCGTCCCCTGCGGCGACCACATCGGCTCGTGCGGCACGTCGTTCCGCCGCGGCAAGTACTGGTAAACGGCGCCCGTCGGCGGCACTGGCTGCACGTAGACGGTGGTCCGGCCGCTTTGATCGCTCTGGTAGGCGATCCATCGGCCGTCCGGCGAAAACACCGCGTTGATCGGAACGGTCGATGACACGCCCCCGAACGGCTCCGCGCGTTTGTCCGGCAGCGATAACGACCAGAGGGTGTTGCCGCCGTCGCGGTGCACGCTGAAGAGCAGCGTGCCGGTGGTCGGTGACGCTGATTCCGGCGCATGCGATTCGCCGGGGCCGGCCTTGGTCAGCCGTTCCGGCGAGCCGCTGCCGTCGGCCGCCTGCCAGAAGATCGAGGTATCCCCCTCGCGATCGCTTTGGTACGCGAGCCGGCTGCCGTTCGACGCCCACACCGGGAAACGGCTGCGGCCTCCGAGTGTCAGCCGCCGCATGGCTTTGGTGCCTGCGAGCTCGTAGACCGCGACGAATTCGTCGCCGCCGGCGGCGACGGTGAACGCGAGCTGGGTGCCGTCGGGCGACACGCGCGGGTGCGCGTATGCACCGAGCGGCAGCTTCAGCGGTGTGACCTTGCCGGCTCGATCGAACAGTCCGAAGTCGATCGCCGCCGTCGCGGAGGCAGGGCCGGGAACGTACACGAGCGTCCCGCTCTGTGACACCGCATAGTGCGCGGTCCCGATGCCGGGACTTCCGCGGCGGACTCCGCTCAGGACCGGGACCTCCGCTCCGTCGAGCCGCGCGCTGGCGGCGTCGAACGGCGCGGCGAACAGCACACCGGCCTTGGCGTACAACAGGTGCCCCGTCGAGACGTAGCGTGCATCCGACGCGCCTTCGACGAGGACCCGCTCGTCGCCCGATTCGAGCGAGTGGACGACGATCCGCCCTTTGTCCCATTCGCCGGAGGTCCCCGCGGTGACCGAGTAGAGGATGAATTTCGCGCCCGGCAGGACCTCGGGGGCGCTCACCAGCTCTCCTTGTTTCGCTCGCGCGATGACGTCCGACCTGCCGCCGTTCGACGGCACGCGCGCGATGAATCCCTTGTCTCCCTGGGCGAAGTAGACGCCGCTCTCGTCCCAGGCGAGGCCGTACGGGTTGTCGGCCGGGCAGAGCGTCACCACCGCGCCGCCTTCCACCGGCACGCGCTTGATCGTTCCATCCCCCGACCAGAACGCCAGCGCGCGGCCATCCGGCGAGAAAGCCGGGGCGAACAGCTCGCCGAGATCCTCGGTGCCGGCCACGGGCTGCGCATCGAGCTCGGAAATGCGCCGCACGAACAGCCTTCGACTCGCTCCGTAGACGTACGCGATCTGTGTCCCATCGGGCGAGATGTTCAGGAACGGACGCGCGAGCGGCGCGAGCGTCAACCCGCCGGTCAGTGCGTAGTCGAACCGCACGATCGGGGCAGGCGGCGTGCGTTCGCGATAGCGCACGACGAGAGCGCCGGCCGATCCGGCGATCACCGCCACCGCCACCAGCGGTATTGCGCGCTTCCACACCGCTCGATGCGGTTCGACGGCGCGGCCGGGAAGCTCCGCCTGGCGGCCGCCGGCGGGGTTCAGCGAGTGGTCCTCGAGCGCAATTCGCGCCTCGCCGATGTCGCGCAGGCGCTTTCGCGGGTCACGTTCGAGGCAGCGTGCCAGCAGATGCCGCACCGCCGGCGGCGTCGCGGCCGGCAGGGCGCTCCAGTCGATCGGCTGACGCAGCACCGCAGCCAGCGTCTCCGACACGTCGTCGCCGGCGAAGAGGCGACGGCCGGACAGCATCTCGTACAGCACGACGCCGAAGGCCCAGATGTCCGCGCGGCGATCGACGGCGCGCCCCTTCGCCTGTTCGGGAGCCATGTACGCGGCGGTGCCCAGCAGGACGCCCGCCTGCGTCGCCGGCACGCTGATCGTGGGAGAGTTCAGGACGCCGGAGGAAACGGTCGCGCCCGGATCGAACGCCTTGCCGAGGCCGAAATCGAGCACCTTGACGGCGCCCTCCTCCTTCACCTTGACGTTGGCGGGCTTGAGGTCGCGATGGATGATGCCGCACTCGTGCGCGGATTCGAGCGCATCGGCGATCTGGCGCGCCACGGCGATCGCTTCATCCACCGGCAGCGGCCCTTCGGCGAGACGGTCCGCGAGCGTCGGCCCATCGACCAGCTCGAGCACGATGGCCCCCGAGGGCACGGCCGGATCCGACGGCGGACCGATCTCTTCGAATCCGTAGATCTGCGCGATGTTCGGATGATTCAGCGTCGCGAGCAACTGCGCTTCGCGGCGGAAGCGGGCGACGCGGCTGATGTCGGCGGCGAACGTGTGCGGCAGGACCTTCAGCGCCACATCGCGGTTGAGCCGTGTATCGCGCGCGCGATACACCTCTCCCATTCCGCCGGCGCCGAGCGGCCCAAGGATCTCGTAGATGCTGATGCGTGTGCCGCTGGCGAGGCTCACCTGGTTGGCCTGAGGATACTACGCAGCGCCGGCCGGGCTGCGCGATGCCCGCCGCCGCCTACTGGAAGACCTCCTCGCGCGCGGCGCTCGTGATCGCCACCACGCCCGGGTGCTTCAGCCGGCGCTCGACCGATATCGCGTAATAGCGTTCCCGCACCGCGTCCGTGTGCCCGATCACGCGCACGCCGTAGAAGCGGCAGATGTCCTGCGCGATGGCCGCGGGCGCTGGAAACACGGCCGGCGCGCCCTGCCCGAAGACCTTCATGAGGGCGGTGTCCTCGAACTCTCCCACCACGCGCGGCCGCAGTCCCTGCTTCTCGAACCACGCGTCCAGCGCCCGCCGCAGCGGCGTATTGGTCGTCGGCAGGAGCATCGGCGCTCCGGTCAGCGACGCCGGAAACCTCCGGCGCAGGGTCGCTGCCAGCCGCGGCGGCGCGAAGAACGCGGTCCCGGATTCGCCGAGCAGGTGATTGAACGCCTTGACCCGCACGTGAGCGGGCACGGGCGCATCCGTGATCACGACGTCGAGCGCGTGTGCCGCAAGATCGGCGAGGAGACGTTCCGGTTCCCCCTCACGGCAGACCAGATGCATCGCTTCGCCCCGAGCCGCCGGACGTAACAGCCGGTACACGATCAATTTCGGCACCGCGTCGGCGACGCCGACGGTCAGCTGCAGCGGCCGCCCCGCCGGCCGCCCGCGAAGCGTCTCGACGAACTCACGGCCGATGCCGAAGATCTCGTCGGCGTAGCGGTAGGCCAGGCGTCCGACATCGGTGGGGACCAGCGTGCGCCCCTGCCGCTGCAGCAGCCGTTCGCCGAGCGACTCCTCCAGCTGGCGGATCTGTGCGCTGATGGTCGGCTGCGAGAGGTGGAGCTTCTCCGCCGCTTTCGAGACGCCGCCCTCGCGGACGACGGTCCAGAAGTAGAGCAGGTGGTGGTAGTTCAGCCATTCCATGGACGGGATCTATCAATAGGTTAAACCTAAGAGTAGCGACGAAACTATCTATTTGTCTATCTGTTGCCCGGTCCGTATCGTGAGGAGTGCCGCGGTGAACCGCCCGTCCTGGGCGTCCGCGGCCGCCCGCCCGGCGCTTTCCCGAACGGAGTCATCAGACGTGGACGTGTTGTTCCCCTTCGCCGAGTACTGGTGGATGTACGGGCTCTTCACCGCCTTCATCCTGGTCTTGCTCGCCGTGGACCTCGGTGTCTTCCACCGGCATGCCCATGCCGTCACCTTCCGCGAATCGCTCGCCTGGTCCGCGGTCTGGGTCACGCTGGCGCTGGCGTTCAACTACGGTCTGTTCGCGTATGCCGCGGGGCGCTTCGGTCCGGAGGCGGGCGAACGGCTCGGGCTGGAGTTCCTCACCGGCTTCCTGGTGGAGAAGTCTCTCGCCGTCGACAACATCTTCGTGTTCGTCCTGGTGTTCGCCTACTTCCGCATCCCGCTGCAGTACCAGCATCGCGTCCTGTTCTACGGCATTCTCGGCGCCCTGGTCCTGCGCGGCGTCTTCATTGCGCTCGGATCGGTCCTGATGCAGTACCACGCGGTGGTGCTGATCTTCGGCGTGTTCCTCGTCCTGACCGGGCTGAAGATGCTGCGCGCGCCCGAGCAGCAGGTCGACCCGGACCGCAACGCCGTGATCCGGCTGTTCCGGCGCTGGATCCCGGTGACCCGGGAGCTGCACGGCGCGCGCTTCCTGGTGCGGCACGACGGACGCCTGCAGGCCACGCCGCTGCTCGTCGCGCTCGTGTTCCTGGAGATGAGCGACGTCATCTTCGCCGTCGATTCCGTGCCGGCGATCTTCGCGATCTCGCGCGAGCCGTTCATCGTGTTCACGTCCAACGTATTCGCGATTCTCGGCCTGCGGGCGATGTACTTCCTCCTGGCCGGCGCGATCGAGCGCTTCCACCTGCTGAAGTACGGACTGGCGCTCGTCCTGATTTTCGTCGGGCTGAAGATGGTCTGGCTGAACGACGCCTTCGGCGGGAAGTTCCCGATCGAATGGTCGCTGGCGATCATCGCGACGCTGCTTCTCGCCGCCATCCTGGCGTCGCTGGTCGTGCGGCGCCCCCGCGCCGGCACGGCGACGGACAGCAGCATCGATTCGCAGCCCGTTTGAACGTCGGGCAAGGATGCTTCGCTCCGGCCGTTCTCAGCATTCTCCCCATGGTGTGGGGTGACTACCAGATCCT
Protein-coding sequences here:
- a CDS encoding helix-turn-helix transcriptional regulator, with the translated sequence MSSPAGRLPSLSAKEGVILDLLGRSKEMYGLELVAASRGGLKRGTVYVTLARMEEKGFIASRLDDEPPPSGGLPRRLYTATAYGRELQAARVALRNRLLPRFAR
- a CDS encoding protein kinase codes for the protein MSLASGTRISIYEILGPLGAGGMGEVYRARDTRLNRDVALKVLPHTFAADISRVARFRREAQLLATLNHPNIAQIYGFEEIGPPSDPAVPSGAIVLELVDGPTLADRLAEGPLPVDEAIAVARQIADALESAHECGIIHRDLKPANVKVKEEGAVKVLDFGLGKAFDPGATVSSGVLNSPTISVPATQAGVLLGTAAYMAPEQAKGRAVDRRADIWAFGVVLYEMLSGRRLFAGDDVSETLAAVLRQPIDWSALPAATPPAVRHLLARCLERDPRKRLRDIGEARIALEDHSLNPAGGRQAELPGRAVEPHRAVWKRAIPLVAVAVIAGSAGALVVRYRERTPPAPIVRFDYALTGGLTLAPLARPFLNISPDGTQIAYVYGASRRLFVRRISELDAQPVAGTEDLGELFAPAFSPDGRALAFWSGDGTIKRVPVEGGAVVTLCPADNPYGLAWDESGVYFAQGDKGFIARVPSNGGRSDVIARAKQGELVSAPEVLPGAKFILYSVTAGTSGEWDKGRIVVHSLESGDERVLVEGASDARYVSTGHLLYAKAGVLFAAPFDAASARLDGAEVPVLSGVRRGSPGIGTAHYAVSQSGTLVYVPGPASATAAIDFGLFDRAGKVTPLKLPLGAYAHPRVSPDGTQLAFTVAAGGDEFVAVYELAGTKAMRRLTLGGRSRFPVWASNGSRLAYQSDREGDTSIFWQAADGSGSPERLTKAGPGESHAPESASPTTGTLLFSVHRDGGNTLWSLSLPDKRAEPFGGVSSTVPINAVFSPDGRWIAYQSDQSGRTTVYVQPVPPTGAVYQYLPRRNDVPHEPMWSPQGTELFLNPRAGAFEVVAVATAPKFGFGNPVDLPRPFRLIPPQGRRSYDVAPDGRIAAVILPEGSEEAPSAQRLAVVLNWQEELKAKVPVPRR
- the nhaR gene encoding transcriptional activator NhaR, which encodes MEWLNYHHLLYFWTVVREGGVSKAAEKLHLSQPTISAQIRQLEESLGERLLQRQGRTLVPTDVGRLAYRYADEIFGIGREFVETLRGRPAGRPLQLTVGVADAVPKLIVYRLLRPAARGEAMHLVCREGEPERLLADLAAHALDVVITDAPVPAHVRVKAFNHLLGESGTAFFAPPRLAATLRRRFPASLTGAPMLLPTTNTPLRRALDAWFEKQGLRPRVVGEFEDTALMKVFGQGAPAVFPAPAAIAQDICRFYGVRVIGHTDAVRERYYAISVERRLKHPGVVAITSAAREEVFQ
- a CDS encoding TerC family protein, producing MNRPSWASAAARPALSRTESSDVDVLFPFAEYWWMYGLFTAFILVLLAVDLGVFHRHAHAVTFRESLAWSAVWVTLALAFNYGLFAYAAGRFGPEAGERLGLEFLTGFLVEKSLAVDNIFVFVLVFAYFRIPLQYQHRVLFYGILGALVLRGVFIALGSVLMQYHAVVLIFGVFLVLTGLKMLRAPEQQVDPDRNAVIRLFRRWIPVTRELHGARFLVRHDGRLQATPLLVALVFLEMSDVIFAVDSVPAIFAISREPFIVFTSNVFAILGLRAMYFLLAGAIERFHLLKYGLALVLIFVGLKMVWLNDAFGGKFPIEWSLAIIATLLLAAILASLVVRRPRAGTATDSSIDSQPV